GAGGCGGCGGAGGCCACGCCGGAGGCCGAGGCGAGGGTGCTTCGATCCGAAGATCTGCACACGAAAGTTTATGTCAATCAGGTGGAGACGCTGTGGAATCTGGCAGATGCCAGGGTTCTGGCGCGCCTGATGGACTGTCCGGTTCTGGCCGGCAGTCTGTGGAGGAGGGAGTATTTTCCATGCTGGTAATCATCCGAGGCGCCGGTGATTTGGCCACCGGTATTGCTCTGCGGCTGAAAAAGGCGCATATATCGGTGATTATGACCGATATACCGGCCCCAACTGCCATCCGGCGGACCGTAGCCTTCTCCCAGGCCATCGTGTTGGGAGAGACAAAGGTGGAGGATGTCACCGCCCGCCGGGCGGAGACACCGGAGGCGGCTATGGCCCTTTTGCAAGAGAATGTAGTCCCGGTGCTGGCGGACCCGGAGGGGATCTGTATCCCAGTTTTGAAGCCGGACGTGGTGGTGGACGCCATCCTGGCCAAGCGGAATCTGGGCACCCGGATCACCGATGCCCCGGTGGTCATCGGCGTGGGGCCGGGCTTCACTGCCGGGGTGGACTGTCACGCGGTGGTGGAGACCATGCGGGGCCACAGCCTGGGCCGGGTGATCCATGCAGGCAGCGCGCTGCCCAATACCGGGATCCCGGGGCTCATCGGCGGCTTTGCCGGGGAACGAGTGCTGCGGGCCCCGGCGGACGGCGTGTTTCACCAGCTGCTGGACATTGGCGCCCAGGTGCGGCAGGGGGATGTGGCCGCCACGGTGAACGGCGTGCCCATGACCTGCACCCTGGACGGCGTCCTGCGGGGTATCCTGCCGGATGATACCCCGGTGCACAAAGGGATGAAGGCCGGGGACATCGACCCCCGCTGCAAGGTGGAGCACTGCTATACCGCCAGCGACAAGGCCCTGGCCATTGGCGGCGGTGTGCTGGAGGCGATTTTGGACCTGACGGGAGCGCTGAAAGACCGCGCAGGTGGGTATTCCGGTTAGGTGCAGCCTGTCGGGGACGATCAAACTGAGGAAACGGGAGGAAGAATCATGCCTGAAAATGATGTCAAGCTGACGAAGCTGGCCAAGTGTGCCGGGTGCGGCGCCAAAGTGGGGGCCGGTGTGCTGGCCCAGCTGCTGGACGGCATCCAGGTGCATCGGGACCCCAATCTGCTGGTGGGGTTCGACAAGAGCGACGACGCCTCGGTCTATAAGGTCAGCGACGATCTGGCCCTGGTGCAGACGGTGGATTTCTTCCCGCCCATTGCCGACGACCCGTACCTGTTCGGACAGATCGCGGCCACCAACGCCCTCTCCGATGTGTACGCCATGGGCGGCGAGCCCAAGCTGTGCCTGAACATCATGGCCGTGCCGGAGTCCATGCCGAAAGAGGCGGTGCACCAGCTGTTGCGAGGCGGCTATGACAAGGTGTATGAGGCGGGGGCGCTCATCACCGGCGGCCACAGCATCCTGGACGACGAGCCCAAGTACGGCCTGGCGGTCACCGGCTTCGTCCATCCGGACCGGGTGCTGACCAACTCCGGCGCCCGGCCGGGGGACGTGCTGTTGCTGACGAAGCCCATCGGCATTGGCGTCCTCACCACTGCACAGAAGGCGGAGATGCTGTCGGTCGAGGGGCGGGCTTTGGCAGAGGAACTGATGACCACCCTGAACAAGTCCGCCCGGGACGCCATGGTGAAGTACCGCGTCCACGCCTGCACGGATGTAACGGGCTTTGGCCTGCTGGGCCACAGCTATGAGATGGCCCAGGGCAGCGATGTGGAGCTGGAGCTGGAGGTGGACGCCATCGACCTGATTCCGGAGGCGCTGGAGTTTGCAAACATGGGTCTGCTGCCGGCGGGGATGTACCGTAACCGCGCCTTTGCGGAGGCGGGCGTGGATGCAGGGGAGACCGCGCTGTGCAGACAGGACCTGCTCTATGATCCCCAGACCGCTGGGGGCCTCCTCATGGCCGTGGACCCGGCGGACGCGGAGGCGCTGTATCGGGAGCTGCAGGGCTGCGTCCCCAGTGCCCAGCGGATCGGCGTCGTGAAGGCCTACCGAGGCGGGAAACGCATCTTCCTGCGGTGAAAGTCGAAAATGGGAAACAGGTGCCTGCCGGATTTCTGGCAGGCACCTGTTTTGCGCCCGTACCGGGCGGAACCCTTAAACGGGCAGGCGCAGGAGCGCGGCGGCGGCCTGGAAGTAGATCAGCACCGCCCCGGCATCCACAATGGTAGTGATGAGGGGGGAGGCCATGATGGCCGGATCCATGTGGAGCTGCTTGGCGGCAATGGGCAGCATACAGCCCACCAGCTTGGCCAGCACCACCGTGGCCGCCAGGGACAGGGAGATCACCAGGGCGATGGCGCTGTCATGGTACTGAAGGTAGATCCGCAGGCCGTTGGCCGCGGCTAGGACGGCGCTGACGATGGCGGCTACCGCCAGCTCCTTGCGGATCACCCGCAGCGCGTCCCGGGGGCGGATCTCTTCCAGAGCCAGCCCCCGGATCACCAGCGTGGCGCTCTGGGAGCCGCAGTTTCCGCCGGTGTCCATCAGCATGGGTAGAAAGGCCACCAGCAGGGGCACGGCGGAGATGGCGTCCTCGTACCGGGTGATGATAGAGCCGGTGATGGCGGCGGACAGCATCAAAATCAGCAGCCACACTACCCGATGGCGGGCGTGCTCCCAGGCGGAGGCGGCGAAGTAGGGCTTCTCGTCCGGCGTCACCGCCGCCATGATGGAGAGATCCTCTGCGGCGGCCTCCGTCAGGACATCCATGGCATCATCCACGGTGACGATGCCCACCATCCGCTCCTCTCCATCCAGCACCGGCAAGGCCAGCAGGTCATATTTCGCCAGGAGCCGGGCGGCCTCTTCCCGGTCTGTGAGCGTACCCACAGATACCACATCCGTGACCATCAGGTCCGCCACAGCGGCATCCTCCGCGGCTGTCAGCAGGTCCTTGGCCGACACCACGCCCAGCAGCTGCCGGTGCTCCAGCACATAGCAGGTGTAGACCGTCTCCTTGTGGATTCCGGTGCGGCGGATGGTATCCAGCGCCTGCCGGACCGTATCGCCCGGCCGGAGGGAGACAAACTCCGGCGTCATGACGCTGCCGGCACTGTCCGCCGGATAGCGCAGCAGGGCATTTACCGCCATACGGCGCTGAGGGCTGGCGGAGCGGAGGATGCGGGTCACCAGGTTAGCGGGAAGCTCCTCCAGAAAATCCGCCGCGTCGTCCAGATGCAGGGCGTCAAAAATCTGCTGCAGCTCCCCGTCCGCGAAAGAGCGGGCCAGGGTGGCCTGAGTGGGACCGGGGAGATAGGAGAACACATCTGCCGCCAGGTCCTTGGGCAGCGTGCGGAACACCGCCGCCTGCCGGGCACCGTCCTCCACGGAGTCCAGGAGGGCGGCGATGTCCACGGCACCGCGGCCCTGCCAAAGGGCGCGGAGCGCCTCGCCGTCCCGGCTCTCCAAAAGCTGAAAGATCTGATCCTTGTTGAACATGGTCATAGTCGTTACCTCGCTTTCGTCTGTATTGTCTGGGTGGCTGACTGGCACTTTCCATGGTCCGCACCTCCTTTCTGCATAAAACTCTATGCGCGCTCGCGCGTTAGGAACATCGGCTGTGTGAGGTTTTGCGCATCCTTTCCAGCTGCCCCGAAGGGACGGGGAAATGGCGCGTTTGAATTTTTGGCCGTGCTTTTCCGCAGCAAAAAAATCCCTGCCGGAAATCCGGCAGGGAGAGCTGCACACAATGGGCGTCTTCGTCCAAGCTTTAGCTTCACGGGGCGTAGCAACTGCGTTAAGCGGCGCCTTGTTGTCGACGCGGCCTGTTGACCAGCTGGTTGTGTCTCCACAACTGTGCGGCAGCAGTCTTTGGATGATTCCGAATCCCCGTGGTAGCCTCACCTACCGATTCGCCGTCATTATAACCGCCTGGACGGACGTTTGTCAACCCCGTCGCCTCAAAAAATTTTTCGCCATGGCCTCACAGCGCCTTCCGGTGCTGGTTCATGATACGGGCGAACAGCACGCCGTTGGAGGGCGGGGTGTATGTAATGGCATTGGCTCCGGCCTGGATGGTGCGGAGGATCGACTCCTCTGTGGGGCCGCCGGTGGCGATGATGGGAACCTCCGGGAAGTCCCGGCGGATCTCCGCCACGATCTCCGGCGTGGCGGCGGCGCCGGAGACATTGAGAAAGTCGGCTCCCGCCTCCAGGCGGCTGCCGATGTCCGTGTGAGCGGAGACCACCGTGATGACCACGGGAATGTCCACCACCTTTTTGATCTGGCGGATGACATCGTCGGAGGTGGGGGCATTCAGCACCACGCCGTAGGCACCCTGGTGCTCGGACTGGATGGCCAGCCGGACGGAGCGGGAGCCGGTGGTGATTCCGCCGCCCACGCCCACGAATACCGGCACGTCGGACACGCTGATGATGGCCTGGGAGATCACCGGCTGGGGCGTGAAGGGATAGACGGCGATGATGGCGTCCGCGTTGATGTTCTTGATGATGGCTACATCGGTGGAAAAGGCCAGGGACTTGATGCGCCGGCCGAAAATGCGGATGCCGCTGCACTCGCTGACGCAGGCGGGGATGGTCAGGGAGTGATTGCGCAGCGTCCCAGTGTAGGAGGGGACCTGTTTTGCCATAGGGACTCCTTTCTCCTGGCGGCAGACCGCCGGGCACAGGTGGTTGTTCACAGGCAAATTATACCGCAGGAAGCCACGCGGGACAAGCCCGGATCCGGGCTTGCTTTTTTTCCGGCGGGAGATATACTGTTAAGAGACGAGATGTGTCGGGACGGCACAGGGGAACAGGAGGACGGCTATGGATCGCTTTTCCATTCTGGTGGGAGATATCACCCGTTCGGACGCGGAGGCCATTGTCAACGCGGCCAATCCCACGCTGCTGGGCGGCGCCGGGGTGGACGGGGCCATCCACGCGGCGGCGGGGCCGGAGCTGCTGGCGGAGTGCCGGACGCTGGGGGGCTGCGAGCGGGGGCGGGCCAAGCTGACGGCGGGCTACCGCCTGCGGGCCCGGTATGTGATCCACACGCCGGGTCCCGTCTGGCAGGGCGGGGAGCAGGGGGAGGCGGCCCTGCTGGCCTCCTGCTACCGCAGCTGCCTGCTTTTGGCGGAGGCCCACAGCATCCGCACCCTAGACTTCTGCTCCATATCCACGGGAGTCTACGGGTATCCGTTGCCGCTGGCGGCCACCGTGGCCCTGCGGGCCATCATGGACTTCCTGGCGGACCATGCCCTGCCGGAGCGGGTGCGGATGGTCTGCCATTCGGAGCAGGCGGCAGAGGTCTACCGCCGGACCTGGAACCTCTGGTACGCGGAGGGCAAGGACCAGCGGATGTAAAGAACGCCGGAGCGGGACCTTTCCCGCTCCGGCGTTTGTCACTCTTCGTTTCTTTTGTCACTCTTTTTGACCTTTTTGTATCCGTTTTGACCCGATTTTTCCCGGGGCATTCCGTATGATAGACTCAAATAAGAGATGAAAGAAAGGTATCCCATCATGAAACGACTGGTTTCCCTTCTGCTGTCCTGCCTGCTGCTGAGCTCCTGCGGCACCATTGTGACCCCCGCCAAGACCCCGCCGGAGCATTTGGTGTCAGAGGCGCCCCCGGCTCAGGTTCTCCCCGCTCCCGGCGAGATGCCGGAGCTCCTCCCGGACAGCCAGGAGGCAGGCGGGGAGAATGCTTCGGAGCCCTCCCTGGAAGAGGGTGGCGGAACTCCCGTGGAGACGCTGCCGGAGCCCCAGCGGGTGGTGGATCCCACCCGCCCCATGGTGGCCCTGACCTTTGACGATGGTCCCCACGCGGTCTACACGGACCAGATTTTGGATATTCTGGAGGAGCACGGCGCGGTGGCTACCTTCTTCGAAGTGGCGCGGAATCTCCCCAAGGCGCCGGAGGCAGTCCGCCGGGCGGCGGACATGGGCTGCGAGATCGGCAGCCACTCTTACCGCCACGCAAACCTGGGCAAGATGGATCAGGCCGCCCAGCAGGCGGATCAGGCCGCGGCGGACGCGCTGTTTCAGGAGGTGCTGGGGACCACGCCCGCGCTGCTGCGGCCGCCCTATGGCTCCATGAACAAGACGCTGAAGACCACCTCCGGCCGGAGCATCGTCACTTGGTCCATCGACACGGAGGACTGGCGCTCCAAGGACGCGGAGAAGGTGGTGGCCGGCGTGGAGAACGCCGGGAATCTGGACGGACAGGTGATCCTGCTCCACAGCATCTACGAGAGCACGGTGGCGGCCACGGAGGTCCTGGTGCCCTGGCTGCTGGAGCAGGGCTACCAGCTGGTGACGGTCAGCGAGCTGATCCAGCTGCGCTTTGGGGACGAGGTGGAGCCCAACCGCACCTATAATTACGACTACTTCCGCTTCCAGGTGCCGCCCCTGCCTGCGGAGACGGCGCCCGCCGCCGCATGAGCGGCAGGCAACCGACGGTTGCTTTACGCCGCTGCCCTGCTGTGATAGACTGGTCCCGAGGTGATGGGAATGGAGTTTCAAGAGGTGTTCGCCCAGCTGCGGCAGCGGACGGGTCTGTCCCAGAGCGAGGTGGCGGAGCGGCTGTTTGTCACCCGGCAGGCAGTGAGCCGCTGGGAACGGGGAGAGACGATCCCGGAGGTGGAGACGCTTCAGGCGCTGTCAAGGCTGTTCGGCGTGTCCATCAACACCCTGCTGGGCAGTCCCCGGACCCTGGTCTGCCAGAGCTGTGGAATGCCGCTGAACGATGACATCCTGGCCAAAAACACAGACGGCAGCTTCAATGAGCAGTACTGCATGTGGTGCTGGGATGGAGAGGGCTTTGCCCAGGACTGCACCATGGAGGAGATGGTGGAGCACTGCCTGCCCCACATGCCCCTGGGCCGGACGGATCCGGAGGCGTGCCGCGCCTATATGCGGAGCCTTCTGCCCACACTGGGGCGGTGGAAAGAGAACTGACACAGGCGCCGGACTGCGGAAACCCGCGGTCCGGCGCCTGGATTTTTTCAGGACAGCTGCGCAAGACAGCTTTCGCACACATAGATCCCATGGGGGAGCTGCCTGAGAGAATCCGCAGCATGGCAGCAGATGCAGGAGGGGAATTCTTTCTTCAGGATTACCGTGCGGGATTTTTCATCCAGAAAAAACATTACGGTGTCCCGCTCATTTAGAGACAGAGCCCGGCGCACATCTATCGGGATCACAATCCGTCCCAGCTCGTCCAGCCTTCTCGGTATTCCCACGTTTTTCATATCTGACATCCTCCTTTTTCGACAATTTGCGGTTCTATCATACTAAAATTCCAGAATATAGTCAATATTTATATGAAATATAGGATGTTCAAACTGGAATAACTCATACTATACACTGTACCTGAAATGGGGTATGGTGATGATTGATACAAAAGCTATCGGAAAACGGATTCAGGCACTCCGCAGGGCGGCTGGTATGACCCAGGAGCAAGCGGCGGAGACTCTGGGAATCAGCCCAAATTATGTGTCCAATATTGAGACGGGACGAGATATCTGTTCTACTGTTGTCCTGCTGGGCATGGCGAATCTCTACCACGCCAGCGTGGATTATATGTTGGGGGAGAGTCTGGAATACAACCGGCGGAAGGGAGAAGCGGGAGAGAATCGGACGGCGCTGCTCCACGAGGTCAGACGTCTGCAAGAGGCGGAGTGTGGCCATCTGCTGCGGTATATCCAGTTGATGCGGGCGGACGAGACTGAAATCCGGAATTGAACAACCGCTCCTTTATAATTTATAAATAGAAAAGAGCCGCTGCATCAACCGATGCAGCGGCTCTTTTTACGCCTTTGCCAGATACGCCCCGCAGGCATTCCGGGCATCGGCGGCGGTTTTTTCCTCGTCGATGGTGACGAGATGCCCCTCCTTCACCACGACCCGGCCGTTCACCACCGTGTAGTCCACCGGGCCGCGGAGGCCTACCGTGGCCAGCACGTCGGCGGGACTGTACGCGCCGCCCACCAGCTCCAGTCGGCGGGAATCCACCAGGAAGAAGTCCGCGCACTTGCCCACGGCCAGCTGCCCGATGTCCTCCCGGCCCAGCAGCCGGGCGCTGCCCCGGGTGGCCATCTTCAGCACCTGATACCCGGAGGGGGCCTTCTCGCTGGAGGTCAGCCGGTGGAGCAGGTAGCACACCCGCAGCTCTTCCATCAGGGACGACCCGTCGTTGCTGGCGGAGCCGTCCACCGCCAATCCCACCGGGACGTCCAGCGCCAGCATCTCCGGCACCCGGGCGACGCCGGAGGCCAACTTCATGTTGCTGATGGGGCAGTGGGCCACGCCGGTGCCGGTGCGGGCCAGCTCCCGCAGCTCCTCGTCGTTGAAGTGGATGCCGTGGGCGTACCACACATCCGGGCCTGTCCAGCCCAGAGATGCCATGTACTCCAGCGGCCGGACGCCGTAGTGCTCCAGGGTGTAGTGCTCCTCGTCCCTCGTCTCACACAGGTGGGTGTGGAGCCGGACGCCGTACTGCCGGGCCAGGATGGCGCTCTGCCGCAGCAGCTCTCCGCTGACGGAGAAGGGGGAGCAGGGGGCCAGGGCCACCTGCCGCATGGATCCGAAGGACGGGTCATGGTACGCCTCGATCACCCGGGCGGAGTCCTTCATGATGGCGTCCACCGTCTGGACCACGCTGTCCGGCGGCAGGCCGCCGTCCTTGCGGGAGAGGTCCATGCTGCCCCGGGAGGCGAACATCCGCATCCCCAGCTCCTCCGCGGCGGCGAACTGGGCGCCGATCAGGTCTCCGCATCCGGCGGGAAAGACATAGTGGTGGTCAAAGCAGGTGGTGCAGCCGTGCTTCAGCAGCTCCCCCATGCCGGTGAGGGAGCTGAGGCGCACCACCTGCTCGTCCAGGCCCTTCCAGATCTCATACAGGGCGGTGAGCCAGTCGAACAGCTCCAGATTCTGCACCTGGGGCAGGTTCCGGGAGAACACCTGATACAGGTGGTGGTGGGTGTTGATGAGGCCGGGATAGCACCAGTAATGGGACCCGTCGATCACAGTGTCTGCGGTCTGGGGCAGGTCTGGGCCCAGACCGCGGATGATGCCGTTTTCGCAATAGAGGTCGGCGTGCTCCAGCACGGCGTCGCCGTCATCACAGGTGAGGATGGTCCGCAGATTGCGCAGCAGCAAAGAGGACATGGCGGTCACGCTCCTTTCTGCTCCCAGTATAAAGGACGGCGGGAGAAAGGTCAACTTTCCCGGGAAAACTTCTTGCGGAAACGGGGAGGATGTGATACGCTGAGAGCAATTTCGGATCACCGGGAGGAACACGGTTATGCTGGACATCTTTGATATTCTGGGCCCTGTGATGGTGGGCCCCTCCAGCTCCCATACAGCGGGGGCGGTGCGGATCGGCCGCATGGCCAGGACCCTGCTGGGGGCGGAAGTGGCGCGGGCGGACATCGGCCTCCACGGCTCCTTTGCCGATACCGGCCGAGGCCACGGCACGGACCGGGCGCTGGTGGCGGGCCTCCTGGGGATGAAGCCGGACGATCTGGGCATTCCTCAGAGCTTTGAGATCGCCGCCAACCAGGGGTTGGAATTCCACTTCCACACGGCCCGTCTGCGGGATGCCCACCCCAACACGGCGGTGCTGACGGTGGAGAGTGCCGACGGGCGGAAGCTGGAGCTGCAGGCGGCCTCCACCGGCGGCGGCCGCATCCGGGTGGATCGGCTGGATGGAGTGGAGGTGAGCTTCACCGGCATCTTCAACACCCTGGTGGTCCGCCACCAGGACGTGGCCGGAGAGCTGTCCCGGATTCTCAATGAGCTCTCCGTCAGCGGGGTGAACATCGCCAACATGAGCCTGAACCGGGACCGCCGGGGCGGCGCTGCCCTGACGGTGGTGGAGACGGACCAGAAGATCCCGGCGGATGCCCTGGAGCGTATCCAGGCGCTCTACGGCGTCTTGGGCGCCACCTACTACGAGAAGGAGGAAGACTGAAATGGCTCTGGATTCCATGCAGGAGATCTTCGACAAGATCCAGGCGGGGCGGAAGCCCTTCTGGCAGGTGGTGCGGGATACGGACGTGGAGGAGCGGCAGGTGACGGCGGAGGCCTCCTTTGAGAAGATGCACGCCACCTGGCGGGCCATGGTGGAGTCCGTGGACACCTACCGGGCGGACCGGCGCAGCGTCAGCGGCCTGGTGGGGGGCGACGCCCAGAGGATGTGGGACTACGCCGCCCAGCAGGAGACGCTCTGCGGCCCCTATCTGCAGGAGGTGATCGCTACGGCCCTGTGCGTGGCGGAGTCCAACGCCTGCATGCACCGGATCGTGGCGGCACCCACGGCGGGGGCCTGCGGCGTGCTGCCGGCTGTGCTGGTGCCGCTGTACCGCCGGGGCGCTGTAGATGAGGAGGCCATCGTCCGGGCGCTGTATGTGGCTGCCGGTATCGGCGCGGTGGTTGGCTACCGGGCGTCCATCTCCGGCGCCTCCGGCGGCTGCCAGGCGGAGGTAGGCACGGCTGCGGCCATGGCGGCGGGGGCCCTGGTGGACCTGCGGGGCGGCGGGCCGGAGCAGATCGGCCACGCCGTGGCGATGGCGCTGAAGAACCTGATGGGCCTGGTGTGCGATCCGGTGGCGGGACTGGTGGAGGTCCCCTGCGTCAAGCGAAACGTCATCGGCGCGGTGAATGCCGTCAGCGCGGCGGACATGGCCCTGGCGGGCATTGAGAGCCGGGTGCCTGTGGACCAGGTGATCGACTGCATGGGCGACGTGGGCCGCCGGCTGCCGGTAGAGCTGCGGGAGACCGCTCTGGGCGGTCTCGCCGCCACACCATTCGGACAGAGCGTGAAGGCAAAGCGGGAAGAGCGCCGCTCCCAGGAACAGGAGCTGTGAGGACGAAAGAAGGACCTGCCCTGCGGCAGGTCCTTCTTTTTGCGAAAGGGAAGATCAGGCGTTCCGGCTGGCCAGGACTTTCTGGAACCAGTCCTTGCCGTCTACAAAGCGGGAGACCAAAAAGCTCACCACATAGTCGCCGGCGGAGTTGATCATGGTAGCGGGGGGATCCACCAGGTTTCCGATGGTGATGGCGATGGGATAGGCGATGGCCAGCTGGTCCGGGAAGAACACGGAGCACATGATGAACTCGCCGATGTAGCCGCCGCCGGGGACGCCGGACATGCCCACGGAGGACAGCACGGCCACAATCACCATCAGTGCCATGTCGCCGATGCTGTCAAAGGGCCGGCCGAACACGCCGAAGAGGAACGTGATCTTCAGAATGCAAGAGAAGCAGGAGCCATCCATGTGCATGGTGGCGCCCAGAGGAACCACGATCTCGCTGACATCCTTGGAGATACCGGTGGCCTCCGCCTCTTCCATGTTGGTGGGGATGGTGGCCACGGAGGAGCAGGTGCCCAGGGAAGTGATGGCAGGTTTGGCGATGTGCCGGAACATTTCCTTGACCGCTCCCTTGCCGCCGCCGAACCAGGCGAACAAGGGGAAGGCCACAAAAATATAAATGAAGCAGAGGGGATAGTACACCACCAGAGCCCGGGCATAGTCCGTAGCGATCTGGGAGCCGTAGGTGGCCACCAGGTTGGCGAAGAAGCCGAAGAAGGCGATGGGGGCGTAGTAGGTGACTAGCTGAACGACCTTCATCATAGCTTCGGACAGGCTGGTGAGGAATCTTGCAATCAGGCTGTCAGGACCCGGCCCCAGATTTACGCCGAAGCCGAACAGAATGGAGAAGACGATCAGGGGCAGCATGGCGCTGCGGCTGAGCAGGCCGGAGAAGTCGCTCACCGTGAAGAAGTTCACGATCAGGTCCGGGATGGAGATGGGATCCTCCACCACGCCCTCAGTCAGGTTGGTCCAGGGCTCCAGAACCGGGGGGAAGATCTTCATAATGACGATCATGATGACCGCAGCGATGGCGCCGGTGATGACGAAGGTCAGCACGGTGGTGCCCATGATCTTGCCGGCCCGTTTGCGGCTCTTCATGGTAGCCACAGACCCGGCAATGGACGAAAACACCATGGGCACCACGATGCAGAACATCATATTCAGGAACAGGGTGCCCAGAGGTTCCAGCACCGTGGCGCCGGCGCTGATGACGTTGCCCTCCGCATCCAGCTCCTGGGGGAAGATCCAGCCCACGATGGAGCCCAGGATCATGGCCCCCAGCATGACGGCCAGAAATGCGTAGTTCCGGGCAACAGACTTTTTGCTCAGCTGTGTACTCATTCTCTCTCCTCCAATACATATTGAAATAGCTGCTGACCTATATGGCCTTCCGGCCTTACATTATAATAAGGTCCTCATCCGTAACTTCACCCCTGCACACCACGTTGGTGGGGCCTGTCAGATAAAGGCTGGCGATATGGGAGTGGACCCGCTCCGCATCGATCACCAAGCGGCCGCCGGTCATATCCACCTGTACGCCGTGGCCGGAGACTTTGCCCTGCAGAGTCAGCACGGTCACCACAGATCCGGTGCCAGTGCCGCAGGCATAGGTGAAGTCCTCCACGCCGCGTTCAAATGTCCGCTCGAAAATCAGATCTTCACCGGTGATCTCGTAGAAGTTCACATTGGCACCCTTGGGAAAGACCTTGTTCCAGCGAATAGCCCGGCCCAGCTCCCGCAGCTCGTTTTCGTCCGCCTGGCGCAGTCCGGCGTATGGCACCACGGCGTGGGGGATGCCGGGATTTCCCAGCTCCACATAGGAGCAGACGTATGTCACGCCGTCTGCCTCCACCGGGCTATCCAGTCGTACGGTGGTGGGGTCGTTCAGCCGGATGCGGTACAGCCGCTGGTCGATCCGCCGGCCGGTGACGATGCCTGCCGTGGTCTCCACAGTCTGCGTCTCTCCGGCCAGCCCGTTTTCGTAGCCATACCGGCAGATGCAGCGGGCACCGTTCCCACACATCTCACCTACGCTGCCATCAGAATTATAGAACAGCATCCGATAATCTCCGCCCTGGGAGGGGGCATCCACAACCATCAACCCGTCCGCCCCGATGGACATGTGCCGTTCACACAGCGTCCGGGCGATTTGTGGCAGCTGCTCCAGGGGGAGGTGCTCCTCCAGGTTGTTCAGAATCACAAAGTCATTTCCCGCGCCGTTCATTTTCCAAAATCTCAAGTTTCCACCTCCTTCTTGTATATACATTATTATAACAGCGAGAACTGAGAATGAAAAGCAGAGAATGTGCGGAAAACCATGCAGAACCTGCGAAATCCACGTCAGTGGGAAGACGGTCGAAAAAAATCGAGAAAAGAGGAAAAAGGTATTGACAAAAGGGGAAGGATTTGGTATTCTAACAAAGCTGTCGGCGCGGTGATGAGCCGGGC
This DNA window, taken from Dysosmobacter welbionis, encodes the following:
- a CDS encoding 8-oxoguanine deaminase → MSSLLLRNLRTILTCDDGDAVLEHADLYCENGIIRGLGPDLPQTADTVIDGSHYWCYPGLINTHHHLYQVFSRNLPQVQNLELFDWLTALYEIWKGLDEQVVRLSSLTGMGELLKHGCTTCFDHHYVFPAGCGDLIGAQFAAAEELGMRMFASRGSMDLSRKDGGLPPDSVVQTVDAIMKDSARVIEAYHDPSFGSMRQVALAPCSPFSVSGELLRQSAILARQYGVRLHTHLCETRDEEHYTLEHYGVRPLEYMASLGWTGPDVWYAHGIHFNDEELRELARTGTGVAHCPISNMKLASGVARVPEMLALDVPVGLAVDGSASNDGSSLMEELRVCYLLHRLTSSEKAPSGYQVLKMATRGSARLLGREDIGQLAVGKCADFFLVDSRRLELVGGAYSPADVLATVGLRGPVDYTVVNGRVVVKEGHLVTIDEEKTAADARNACGAYLAKA
- the sdaAB gene encoding L-serine ammonia-lyase, iron-sulfur-dependent subunit beta — translated: MLDIFDILGPVMVGPSSSHTAGAVRIGRMARTLLGAEVARADIGLHGSFADTGRGHGTDRALVAGLLGMKPDDLGIPQSFEIAANQGLEFHFHTARLRDAHPNTAVLTVESADGRKLELQAASTGGGRIRVDRLDGVEVSFTGIFNTLVVRHQDVAGELSRILNELSVSGVNIANMSLNRDRRGGAALTVVETDQKIPADALERIQALYGVLGATYYEKEED
- the dapF gene encoding diaminopimelate epimerase, with product MRFWKMNGAGNDFVILNNLEEHLPLEQLPQIARTLCERHMSIGADGLMVVDAPSQGGDYRMLFYNSDGSVGEMCGNGARCICRYGYENGLAGETQTVETTAGIVTGRRIDQRLYRIRLNDPTTVRLDSPVEADGVTYVCSYVELGNPGIPHAVVPYAGLRQADENELRELGRAIRWNKVFPKGANVNFYEITGEDLIFERTFERGVEDFTYACGTGTGSVVTVLTLQGKVSGHGVQVDMTGGRLVIDAERVHSHIASLYLTGPTNVVCRGEVTDEDLIIM
- a CDS encoding dicarboxylate/amino acid:cation symporter, with amino-acid sequence MSTQLSKKSVARNYAFLAVMLGAMILGSIVGWIFPQELDAEGNVISAGATVLEPLGTLFLNMMFCIVVPMVFSSIAGSVATMKSRKRAGKIMGTTVLTFVITGAIAAVIMIVIMKIFPPVLEPWTNLTEGVVEDPISIPDLIVNFFTVSDFSGLLSRSAMLPLIVFSILFGFGVNLGPGPDSLIARFLTSLSEAMMKVVQLVTYYAPIAFFGFFANLVATYGSQIATDYARALVVYYPLCFIYIFVAFPLFAWFGGGKGAVKEMFRHIAKPAITSLGTCSSVATIPTNMEEAEATGISKDVSEIVVPLGATMHMDGSCFSCILKITFLFGVFGRPFDSIGDMALMVIVAVLSSVGMSGVPGGGYIGEFIMCSVFFPDQLAIAYPIAITIGNLVDPPATMINSAGDYVVSFLVSRFVDGKDWFQKVLASRNA
- the sdaAA gene encoding L-serine ammonia-lyase, iron-sulfur-dependent, subunit alpha, with product MALDSMQEIFDKIQAGRKPFWQVVRDTDVEERQVTAEASFEKMHATWRAMVESVDTYRADRRSVSGLVGGDAQRMWDYAAQQETLCGPYLQEVIATALCVAESNACMHRIVAAPTAGACGVLPAVLVPLYRRGAVDEEAIVRALYVAAGIGAVVGYRASISGASGGCQAEVGTAAAMAAGALVDLRGGGPEQIGHAVAMALKNLMGLVCDPVAGLVEVPCVKRNVIGAVNAVSAADMALAGIESRVPVDQVIDCMGDVGRRLPVELRETALGGLAATPFGQSVKAKREERRSQEQEL